A window from Nitrosopumilus adriaticus encodes these proteins:
- a CDS encoding tyrosine-type recombinase/integrase, whose amino-acid sequence MSSFLIKKSKEKTFEEKISNRSKRTQEIFQTVQKSFDQFCHEYYAGRTSNEIFDELNSISEKEKTDAIIDILQSWIDWNYQKNILTSTLKVYFSKLKVLFHYRGFKIHPQDIKDNLVWKKKIREELHALQMEEIQKILAVAKPQKKAFYLALISTGARPSELLQARKKDFDLTNSRIKITIHPEGVKTRSGRSVYLTKEAYGHILPILEKLQDDDLVFAKHKDPLIAEKNESKTFSRYCDSVGFTDRYHSNNYRKITLYSFRSFFFGKCADVNREGYAHRMIGHGGYLPQYDRMSEEKKIEWFAKVEPELTVDQSERYRRDLELNDKETSSNKQEIAKLTKMVERLQNTLPILTPNPENLVY is encoded by the coding sequence ATGAGTTCATTCCTCATCAAAAAATCCAAAGAAAAGACATTTGAAGAAAAGATATCTAATCGTTCAAAAAGAACTCAGGAAATATTCCAAACCGTTCAAAAATCCTTTGATCAATTCTGTCACGAATATTATGCTGGACGAACCAGTAATGAAATATTTGATGAGTTAAATTCTATCTCTGAAAAAGAAAAAACTGATGCCATAATTGATATTTTACAAAGCTGGATTGATTGGAATTATCAAAAAAATATTCTTACATCTACATTAAAGGTATATTTCTCAAAACTCAAAGTATTGTTTCATTATCGTGGATTCAAAATTCACCCTCAGGATATCAAAGATAACCTTGTGTGGAAAAAGAAAATTCGTGAAGAATTACATGCATTACAAATGGAAGAAATACAAAAGATACTTGCTGTAGCAAAACCTCAGAAAAAGGCATTTTATTTGGCTCTAATTTCAACTGGAGCAAGACCTAGTGAGTTGCTACAAGCAAGAAAAAAGGATTTTGACTTAACTAATTCTAGAATAAAAATAACTATCCATCCTGAGGGTGTAAAGACTCGTTCTGGACGTTCTGTTTATCTTACAAAAGAAGCATATGGACACATTTTACCAATTTTGGAAAAATTACAGGATGATGATCTGGTGTTTGCAAAGCATAAAGATCCCCTGATTGCAGAAAAAAATGAAAGTAAAACATTTTCACGATATTGTGATTCGGTTGGATTCACAGATAGATATCATTCAAACAATTATCGAAAAATTACATTGTATTCGTTCAGATCATTTTTCTTTGGAAAATGTGCTGATGTTAATAGAGAAGGATATGCACATAGGATGATTGGTCATGGTGGGTATCTCCCTCAATATGATAGGATGAGTGAAGAGAAGAAAATTGAATGGTTTGCTAAGGTTGAACCTGAATTAACAGTTGACCAAAGTGAACGATATAGAAGAGATCTTGAACTAAATGATAAGGAAACGTCCTCCAATAAACAAGAAATTGCCAAATTGACAAAAATGGTAGAAAGACTTCAAAACACTCTTCCTATCTTGACACCAAATCCTGAAAATTTGGTTTATTAA